AGGTGTAATCCGTAGAAATCCAGATAGTAAATGGAAATTACAGCCTGAGTTTTTAGATAACATTAAAAATGTTCAGCAAGAAGTATTAAAGAGTTATTCTAAAATGGTTAAATCAGGCGGAAAATTAGTATACGCTACTTGTTCTGTTTTACCATCAGAAAATCAACAACAAGTCGAATTTTTCTTAGCATCAGACGCAGGAAAAGATTTTACTTTCGTACATGATAAGAAAGTATTGTCTCACATTTCTGGATTTGATGGTTTTTACATGGCGCTATTAGAAAAAAAGTAATTATGACAAAAAAACTATTCTTTTTAATCTTATTTATTTACTCTTTTGTTGGATTCTCTCAACAAAGTTATTATAATGATGTGGACTTAACCAAATCTGGTTTAGCTTTAAAAGATGAATTAGCTTCTAAAATCACATCTACTCACACTAACTTTTTAGTATATACTCCTGGCGTTTGGGAAGCATCTAGAAAAACAGATGTCAACCCAGAAAATGCTAATGAAGTTATTTTAATTTATGGATATAGCACGTCTGGCATAACTGCTAGAACTAGAGGGATTAATAAAAACGGAGGAAGTACTGGTGATTGGAACAGAGAACATGTATATCCTAGAAGTTTAGCTAATCCTTCTTTATCTACACGTTCACCTGGAGCAGGAACTGATGCACACAGTTTACGTCCATCTGATGTAGATCATAATAGAGATCGAGGAAATTTAGCTTTTGTAGAAAGTACAGGAAACTCTCGAAGAGTAAATGGTGGTTGGTATCCTGGTGATGAATGGAAAGGTGATGTGGCTAGAATGATGATGTATATGTATTTACGTTATGGAGATAGATGTTTACCTACAGTAGTTGGAATTGGTAGTTCTGCAAGTACACCTGATGACATGATCGATTTATTCTTAAAATGGAATGCAGAAGATCCAGTTTCTGAAATTGAAGATAATAGAAACGAATATCACGGTGATACTTCTAATAGATACGCACAAGGAAATAGAAATCCTTTCATAGATAATCCGAATTTAGCAACTCAAATATGGGGCGGACCTGTTGCTAATGATAGATGGGCCACTGCAAGTGTTGATGAAGAACTCACATTAAAAGCTCGTATTTTCCCTAACCCTTCTTTAAATGGAAATGTAACCATCTTATCTAACGAACAAGGGATTAATGAAATTAAAGTGTATTCTATTTTAGGAAAAGAAGTATACACAAAAAAGAATCCTAACTTTGAAAATAAGGCTTTTGCTATTAAAGACTTAAATAGCGGAATATATCTTCTTAAAATCAAGAATAAAAATACGTTGATTACGAAAAAAATTATTGTAAACTAAATTATTAAAGGCACCCAAAAAGAGTGTCTTTTTTTATATAGATTTAAATTATAAATGTAAAAAAGCCCAAGGTGAATTCCTTGGGCTTTTCAATCAACTATCAAAAACTAACTAATCACTAA
This genomic stretch from Tenacibaculum jejuense harbors:
- a CDS encoding endonuclease; this encodes MTKKLFFLILFIYSFVGFSQQSYYNDVDLTKSGLALKDELASKITSTHTNFLVYTPGVWEASRKTDVNPENANEVILIYGYSTSGITARTRGINKNGGSTGDWNREHVYPRSLANPSLSTRSPGAGTDAHSLRPSDVDHNRDRGNLAFVESTGNSRRVNGGWYPGDEWKGDVARMMMYMYLRYGDRCLPTVVGIGSSASTPDDMIDLFLKWNAEDPVSEIEDNRNEYHGDTSNRYAQGNRNPFIDNPNLATQIWGGPVANDRWATASVDEELTLKARIFPNPSLNGNVTILSNEQGINEIKVYSILGKEVYTKKNPNFENKAFAIKDLNSGIYLLKIKNKNTLITKKIIVN